Proteins co-encoded in one Corynebacterium tuberculostearicum genomic window:
- a CDS encoding RNB domain-containing ribonuclease, whose protein sequence is MKLYAAPLDFRAIATEFSVATDFPAEVTAQAARAQDRYAASRRDARDIPFVTLDPAGSMDLDQAVYIEEREAGYRVFYAIADVAAFIEPGSELERESFRRGQTIYLPDEPARLHPPELSEGRASLLPGTDKPAVLWTFDLDGNGEVESFHVERALIYSQVRLDYEGAHADLAAGRLHPSIASLPEVGRLRQESSMRREAISLRLPSQRVVENDDGTFELIIEPRYEVMDYNSEISLLAGMCAGRLMQEAGVGFLRTLPAAEPEHECQFRAEAQALGFALGDAPIPQFLLTVDAASPRGMAVMREAQSLLRGADYAWLGEQEAQVHAGIGGYYAHVTAPLRRLCDRFATEVCLALCGGYEVPEWVRASATEVIGAMRSTSQLASQVDKACLNLTEATVLRPWLGTNFPATVVRGDPKRDKARIFVPEPPVFAHSVGSPETGSETTVSLVTADTDTREVLFAWPAD, encoded by the coding sequence ATGAAGCTCTACGCCGCCCCGCTTGATTTCCGCGCGATTGCCACAGAATTTTCGGTAGCCACCGATTTCCCAGCCGAGGTCACCGCCCAGGCCGCCCGCGCGCAGGACCGGTATGCCGCATCGCGCCGCGACGCCCGCGATATCCCCTTCGTCACCCTGGACCCTGCCGGTTCCATGGACTTGGATCAGGCGGTCTACATCGAGGAGCGCGAGGCCGGCTACCGCGTCTTTTACGCCATCGCGGACGTTGCTGCTTTCATTGAGCCCGGCAGCGAGCTAGAGCGCGAATCCTTCCGCCGCGGCCAGACCATTTATCTTCCCGATGAGCCCGCGCGCCTTCATCCGCCAGAGCTTTCCGAGGGCCGAGCCTCGCTACTGCCTGGCACCGACAAGCCGGCCGTGTTGTGGACCTTTGACCTAGACGGCAACGGAGAGGTGGAGTCCTTCCACGTCGAGCGCGCGCTCATTTACTCCCAGGTCCGCCTGGATTACGAAGGCGCCCACGCGGACCTGGCGGCCGGCAGGCTCCATCCGTCCATTGCGTCGTTGCCGGAAGTCGGCCGGCTGCGCCAAGAATCCTCCATGCGCCGCGAGGCCATATCCTTGCGCCTTCCCTCCCAGCGCGTGGTGGAAAATGACGATGGCACCTTTGAGCTCATTATCGAGCCGCGCTATGAGGTCATGGACTATAATTCGGAGATTTCGCTGCTCGCCGGTATGTGCGCCGGACGCCTCATGCAGGAAGCCGGCGTGGGCTTCTTGCGCACCCTGCCTGCTGCCGAGCCAGAGCACGAGTGCCAATTCCGCGCCGAGGCGCAAGCGCTAGGCTTCGCGCTTGGAGACGCCCCCATTCCCCAATTCCTCCTTACCGTCGACGCCGCTTCCCCGCGCGGCATGGCCGTCATGCGCGAGGCCCAGAGCCTGCTGAGGGGCGCCGACTATGCCTGGTTAGGCGAGCAGGAGGCGCAGGTCCACGCCGGCATCGGCGGATACTATGCGCATGTGACCGCGCCGCTGCGGCGCCTTTGCGATAGGTTCGCCACCGAGGTCTGCCTAGCCCTGTGCGGCGGCTACGAGGTTCCCGAGTGGGTGCGCGCGAGCGCCACGGAGGTCATCGGTGCGATGCGTTCGACCTCGCAGCTCGCCTCCCAGGTGGATAAGGCCTGCTTGAACCTGACTGAGGCCACCGTGTTGCGCCCTTGGCTCGGGACTAATTTTCCGGCCACCGTGGTCCGCGGGGACCCGAAGCGGGACAAAGCGCGGATTTTTGTTCCGGAGCCACCCGTCTTCGCCCACAGCGTGGGCTCTCCAGAAACCGGCAGCGAAACCACCGTTTCGCTGGTGACGGCGGATACCGATACGCGCGAGGTGCTTTTTGCCTGGCCGGCCGACTAG
- a CDS encoding DUF2786 domain-containing protein, which translates to MTTHCDDLSAHVIERLITAAQHGWAPADLEHVLGSHAYPIIYRASPHVPARITSPALRKAWLQMAPPKENFIPRDKLRAIVKELIHLPRLRDTELLASGESLREDGLSDKQRKIREKVLGLLRKAESTSFEDEAEVLISKAQSLQQKYRIEDLLTSNLPDLISHRVHIHSPYIKHQASLLSTISDANGCTTLLIHGKGLACVIGAPADAAHCADLFASLNRQCDWFMRNGDGAEIARATNTTAAYRRSFRLSYAARIGELLAQANEDGFKDNLRESQYCAHHADAVITRTLPALQARTDHAIETRNRLFPNLTEMSLSMNSLHGINDGIAAADRSHFGGDASGIGPIPEITQ; encoded by the coding sequence ATGACCACTCACTGCGACGATCTATCTGCTCACGTAATCGAACGCCTCATCACCGCCGCGCAACATGGCTGGGCACCGGCGGATTTAGAACACGTCTTAGGCTCGCATGCCTATCCCATCATCTATCGTGCAAGCCCGCATGTTCCGGCACGGATTACCTCACCTGCGCTGCGCAAAGCCTGGCTGCAAATGGCTCCACCAAAGGAGAATTTCATCCCGCGCGATAAGCTGCGCGCCATCGTTAAAGAACTTATCCACCTACCTAGGCTGCGCGATACCGAGCTATTAGCGTCTGGTGAATCCCTGCGGGAAGACGGGCTTAGCGATAAGCAGCGCAAAATCCGTGAAAAGGTCTTAGGCCTCTTGCGCAAAGCAGAATCCACCAGTTTTGAAGATGAGGCTGAAGTGCTGATCTCCAAGGCCCAGTCCTTGCAGCAAAAATATCGTATTGAGGACCTGCTCACCTCCAATCTCCCAGACCTGATTTCTCATCGCGTGCACATCCACTCGCCCTATATCAAGCACCAAGCTTCGCTGCTCAGCACAATTTCCGATGCCAATGGGTGCACGACCCTCCTCATCCATGGCAAGGGCTTGGCCTGCGTGATTGGTGCTCCTGCTGACGCCGCACATTGCGCTGACCTTTTCGCCTCCCTCAACCGCCAATGCGATTGGTTCATGCGCAACGGCGACGGTGCCGAAATTGCCCGCGCCACCAATACCACCGCAGCCTACCGGCGCAGCTTCCGCCTTTCCTACGCCGCACGCATTGGGGAACTACTAGCCCAAGCCAATGAGGACGGATTCAAAGATAACCTGCGTGAGTCTCAGTACTGCGCACACCATGCAGATGCTGTAATTACCCGGACCCTTCCTGCACTGCAGGCACGCACCGATCATGCCATCGAGACTCGCAACCGTCTCTTCCCAAATCTGACGGAGATGTCGCTATCTATGAACAGCCTCCATGGCATCAACGATGGCATTGCGGCGGCCGATAGGTCTCACTTTGGCGGTGACGCCTCAGGAATCGGACCAATTCCAGAAATTACGCAGTAG
- a CDS encoding CYTH and CHAD domain-containing protein has translation MSTQSFLEVEAKFSVAESTQLPELTRLEGVDHVADTRHHALSAIYYDTEDLRLTHAKVTLRRRTGGNDDGWHIKIPSEAGRTEIHAELGEPVNGRYEVPEELLHQVRSIIRHNELSPIAQVDNKRTEMVLADADNKPVAEFCDDHVTAFSFLPGGQQQSWREWEVELAGDLPGTEQGTQFIRRATSLLIGAGARVSSSPSKLKSALGDSYANAPLPPALVTPDVDPDSPAAAVITALQANRDKLIDYDPRVRRDEWDSVHQMRVATRELRSHLQTFHGIVVGPEIEKIEADLKELAGILGVARDAEVVEERWQKLLDSEDSDTLDESTREHIAQDMGTAYRRAHRRVIAALDSERYLELLESLDRLLADPPTADKQQESTPVDSDAEEQAISSASESAAQPEESTSADADAVHSSETAEHSESAADKAEKKAEKKKAKEKSAEMDTVMAQHLEKAYNKLVKRHKKAVQNWDNQELSLHEREDYFHDMRKAAKKLRYAAEAAGSATNLKTKRLYKACKQMQSVLGDFQDSVTSRDKLLGLADSARRRGENTFGYGLLYQRERTIGLKALDAYNESFKDIKAAFKPLRKKLK, from the coding sequence ATGTCTACACAGTCTTTTCTCGAAGTTGAAGCGAAATTCTCCGTAGCCGAGTCCACTCAGCTCCCTGAACTGACTCGCCTCGAGGGAGTTGACCACGTTGCGGACACGCGCCACCACGCGCTTTCTGCCATCTATTACGACACTGAGGATCTCCGCCTTACCCACGCCAAGGTCACTCTGCGCCGCCGCACCGGCGGCAACGATGATGGCTGGCACATCAAAATTCCTAGTGAGGCAGGCCGCACCGAAATCCACGCCGAGCTGGGCGAACCCGTCAATGGCCGCTACGAGGTACCGGAAGAGCTTCTCCACCAAGTTCGCTCAATTATCCGCCACAACGAACTCAGCCCCATTGCACAGGTGGATAATAAGCGCACCGAGATGGTCTTGGCGGATGCCGATAATAAGCCGGTTGCTGAGTTCTGCGATGATCACGTCACTGCCTTTTCCTTCCTCCCCGGCGGCCAGCAGCAGTCGTGGCGCGAGTGGGAAGTAGAGCTGGCCGGCGATCTTCCCGGCACCGAACAAGGAACGCAGTTTATTCGCCGCGCTACCTCCCTCCTGATCGGTGCCGGCGCGCGCGTTTCCTCTTCCCCATCCAAGTTGAAATCCGCCTTGGGTGATTCCTATGCCAATGCCCCACTGCCGCCAGCCTTGGTAACTCCAGACGTCGACCCAGATTCCCCTGCCGCCGCGGTAATCACTGCGCTCCAAGCCAACCGCGACAAGCTCATCGACTATGACCCACGCGTTCGCCGTGATGAGTGGGACTCGGTTCACCAGATGCGGGTGGCCACCCGCGAGTTGCGCAGCCATCTGCAGACCTTCCACGGCATTGTTGTTGGCCCAGAAATTGAAAAGATTGAAGCCGATCTCAAAGAACTTGCCGGCATTCTAGGCGTAGCGCGCGATGCAGAAGTAGTTGAAGAGCGCTGGCAAAAGCTGCTGGATTCCGAGGATTCTGACACCCTCGATGAATCCACACGTGAACACATCGCCCAAGACATGGGTACTGCCTACCGCCGCGCGCACCGCCGCGTCATCGCGGCGCTGGATTCAGAGCGCTATCTCGAACTACTGGAGTCCCTTGACCGTCTGCTCGCAGATCCGCCGACAGCCGATAAGCAGCAGGAATCCACCCCAGTAGACAGCGATGCGGAGGAGCAAGCTATAAGCTCCGCTTCCGAATCTGCTGCGCAGCCAGAAGAATCGACCTCTGCGGACGCTGATGCTGTCCATTCTTCCGAAACTGCTGAGCATAGCGAGTCTGCCGCGGATAAAGCAGAAAAGAAGGCAGAGAAAAAGAAGGCCAAGGAAAAGTCCGCGGAAATGGACACGGTGATGGCCCAGCATCTAGAAAAGGCCTACAACAAGCTGGTCAAGCGCCATAAGAAAGCCGTGCAGAACTGGGATAATCAAGAACTGTCCCTGCACGAGCGCGAGGACTATTTCCACGATATGCGCAAGGCAGCTAAGAAGTTGCGCTATGCGGCAGAAGCTGCAGGCTCTGCCACCAATCTCAAGACCAAGCGCCTATATAAGGCCTGCAAGCAGATGCAGTCGGTGCTCGGTGATTTCCAGGATTCCGTGACCTCGCGAGATAAGCTGCTCGGGCTGGCAGATTCTGCCCGCCGTCGCGGTGAGAATACCTTTGGCTACGGCCTGCTCTACCAGCGCGAGCGCACCATCGGCCTAAAGGCTTTGGATGCGTATAACGAGTCCTTTAAGGACATCAAGGCTGCATTTAAGCCGCTGCGCAAGAAACTAAAGTAG
- a CDS encoding galactokinase family protein: MPLWSTPAEPTAKRAAQAHTEVTGSTPTHTASAPATWSLIGEHIDHFGGIVAMCVGKLRAAAAVSPRTDGVVAVHFHPAQGEPAHDSISLQALADLAAAQQPSTDAEGQPVIPPAPEGGLAARVGGIVHTMINRQLLSRETAGADITIASDIPKGAGLGADAAADVAVALALMGADADLDAPLRARVADVCTQAVNTFAARPALRARHSAALRSTGEGVCIIDYADGSVTHAPHVVGREIAAFAVAVPEDFSAQEEAAIADIRQRQRFIDDACHSFGTDSLRLLPDAQQRVLDWLEAVHKVYGEEGRPSISAATEWMAFYVEETQRVERFARCLRSHRGAELFPILLQSQSSLANIYGLDSAEKLAELVTVRGAVAGRSAHAGTSNAVIAYVPAKSAHNFAADLAEDGLLVVELQPGEAARGES, translated from the coding sequence ATGCCACTGTGGTCAACCCCAGCAGAGCCTACCGCCAAGCGCGCAGCCCAGGCGCACACCGAGGTAACGGGGAGTACGCCCACACATACCGCAAGCGCGCCGGCCACGTGGTCACTTATTGGTGAACACATTGATCACTTCGGTGGCATTGTCGCGATGTGTGTAGGAAAACTGCGCGCAGCAGCCGCGGTCAGCCCGCGAACAGATGGCGTGGTGGCTGTGCATTTCCATCCGGCGCAGGGTGAGCCCGCTCATGATTCGATCAGCCTGCAGGCGCTGGCGGATCTGGCAGCGGCACAACAGCCCTCCACGGATGCCGAAGGTCAGCCGGTTATTCCGCCGGCGCCGGAGGGCGGGTTGGCTGCCCGCGTAGGCGGCATTGTCCATACGATGATTAACCGCCAATTGCTCTCGCGCGAGACGGCCGGTGCGGATATCACCATCGCCTCCGATATTCCAAAGGGCGCGGGCTTGGGCGCGGATGCCGCTGCGGACGTTGCGGTAGCCCTTGCACTCATGGGAGCAGATGCGGACTTGGACGCACCGCTTAGGGCCCGCGTAGCGGATGTGTGCACCCAGGCCGTCAACACTTTTGCCGCGCGGCCAGCCTTGCGCGCGCGCCACAGCGCTGCGCTGCGCAGCACGGGTGAAGGCGTATGCATCATTGACTACGCCGATGGCTCTGTCACCCACGCCCCGCACGTGGTGGGCCGCGAGATCGCCGCCTTCGCGGTGGCGGTGCCGGAGGATTTCTCCGCACAGGAGGAAGCGGCCATTGCCGATATTCGCCAGCGTCAGCGCTTTATTGATGATGCCTGCCATTCCTTTGGCACCGATTCGCTGCGCTTGCTTCCCGATGCCCAACAGCGCGTCCTCGATTGGCTCGAAGCCGTCCACAAGGTCTATGGCGAAGAAGGCCGCCCGAGTATCAGCGCCGCCACCGAGTGGATGGCCTTTTATGTGGAAGAAACCCAGCGGGTAGAAAGGTTTGCGCGCTGCCTGCGCTCGCACCGCGGCGCGGAGCTCTTCCCTATCTTGTTGCAGTCACAATCCTCCTTGGCCAATATTTATGGCCTAGATTCGGCGGAGAAGCTCGCCGAGCTGGTCACCGTGCGCGGTGCCGTCGCTGGGCGCTCGGCGCATGCGGGCACCTCGAACGCGGTCATCGCCTATGTTCCGGCGAAGAGCGCGCATAATTTCGCGGCCGACTTGGCTGAAGACGGCCTCCTCGTAGTTGAGCTGCAGCCTGGCGAGGCCGCACGCGGCGAAAGTTAG
- a CDS encoding bifunctional RNase H/acid phosphatase, with amino-acid sequence MKVIIYADGGSRGNPGVAGSGTVIYDGSEQHILREIVYVVGTKSTNNVAEYNGLLRGLEAATEMGATEVEFHMDSKLVVEQINGRWKIKHPDMQKLALRAREYINGFSTFSLDWVPRAKNKVADALSNDAMDAAAAGHPEGIVAGEEGAEPAPAGEQDTTAPHPTDWLGDRGPTTRLILLRHGQTEMSAAKQYSGRANPGLTALGQKQALAAAQALAGTDFDAIVCSPLRRCRETAAAVANGRDIEVETVEGLMEVDFGAWEGKTAAEAHQRDPELHEEWLHDASVACPGGESLQAVNRRVRTTRKELQERFAGKTVLVVSHVNPIKSFIRQALDAGPATFGHLFLDLAAISQVEFWDGGSMVHGFNDVGHLAGLR; translated from the coding sequence ATGAAGGTCATCATCTATGCCGATGGCGGCTCTCGCGGCAACCCCGGAGTAGCCGGTTCCGGCACCGTTATTTATGACGGCAGTGAGCAGCACATCCTGCGCGAAATTGTCTATGTGGTAGGTACCAAGTCCACCAATAACGTCGCTGAGTACAACGGCCTGCTGCGCGGCCTTGAAGCCGCCACCGAGATGGGCGCTACCGAGGTGGAGTTCCACATGGATTCCAAGCTGGTTGTGGAACAGATTAACGGCCGCTGGAAGATCAAGCACCCTGATATGCAGAAGCTGGCCCTGCGCGCCCGCGAATACATCAACGGCTTTTCAACCTTTAGCCTGGACTGGGTGCCGCGCGCTAAAAACAAGGTGGCAGACGCCCTGTCCAATGACGCCATGGATGCCGCGGCCGCCGGCCATCCAGAAGGCATCGTTGCCGGTGAAGAAGGCGCCGAGCCAGCACCGGCCGGGGAGCAGGACACCACCGCGCCGCACCCCACCGACTGGCTCGGGGACCGCGGGCCGACCACCCGCTTAATCCTGCTTCGCCACGGACAGACGGAGATGTCGGCCGCCAAGCAGTACTCCGGGCGCGCCAATCCGGGCCTTACGGCGCTCGGGCAAAAGCAAGCGCTCGCCGCTGCGCAAGCGCTGGCCGGCACCGACTTTGATGCCATCGTCTGCTCGCCCCTGCGTCGCTGCCGGGAAACTGCAGCGGCCGTGGCCAATGGCCGCGATATCGAAGTAGAAACCGTCGAAGGTCTCATGGAGGTGGACTTCGGTGCCTGGGAAGGCAAAACAGCGGCCGAGGCCCACCAGCGCGATCCGGAACTCCACGAGGAATGGCTGCATGATGCGAGCGTCGCTTGTCCGGGCGGCGAATCGCTGCAGGCAGTCAACCGCCGTGTGCGTACGACCCGCAAGGAACTCCAAGAGCGCTTTGCGGGCAAAACCGTGCTGGTGGTCAGCCACGTTAACCCGATTAAGTCCTTCATCCGCCAGGCACTCGATGCGGGCCCGGCCACCTTTGGGCACCTCTTCCTAGATTTGGCCGCCATTTCGCAGGTGGAATTCTGGGATGGCGGCTCTATGGTGCACGGATTTAACGATGTGGGTCACCTGGCGGGGCTGCGCTAG
- a CDS encoding zinc ribbon domain-containing protein, whose translation MKLSQELQPVLLELANLERSQDLGAEKEIPEQAEYEKAKQEHKRLLDASGSAQMAVDDMETEILRIQADERKLRQRERDDKRQLGAALDPETRKDLEHDLYAAKSRIADLMSELQEAHNEVHALRSNLDVHGARVSDSERKLEKLRRAAEAAKEAAANQEDPAVRIGELRDQLPAGVLSEYDTQREENGVGAAQFKANRACGGCFIVLPPAEQNAVRNAPADELPQCSDCGSYLVRLV comes from the coding sequence GTGAAACTATCGCAAGAACTACAGCCGGTACTGCTAGAGCTGGCCAACTTAGAGCGCTCGCAGGACCTCGGCGCCGAGAAGGAAATCCCGGAGCAAGCGGAGTATGAGAAGGCTAAGCAGGAGCACAAGCGTCTGCTGGATGCCTCCGGTTCTGCGCAGATGGCCGTCGATGACATGGAGACTGAAATCCTGCGCATCCAGGCCGATGAGCGCAAGCTGCGCCAACGCGAACGCGATGACAAGCGCCAGCTCGGCGCCGCGCTAGACCCAGAAACTCGCAAGGATCTCGAGCACGACCTTTACGCCGCCAAGTCCCGCATCGCAGATCTCATGAGCGAGCTGCAGGAGGCGCATAACGAGGTGCACGCGCTGCGTTCCAATCTGGATGTCCACGGCGCGCGCGTTTCCGATTCCGAGCGCAAGCTGGAAAAGCTGCGCCGTGCGGCCGAGGCGGCTAAGGAAGCGGCCGCCAATCAAGAAGATCCGGCCGTGCGCATCGGCGAGCTGCGCGATCAACTGCCGGCCGGAGTGCTCAGCGAGTACGATACCCAGCGCGAGGAAAATGGCGTAGGCGCCGCCCAGTTCAAGGCAAACCGTGCTTGCGGCGGCTGCTTTATTGTCCTGCCACCGGCCGAGCAAAACGCCGTGCGCAACGCCCCGGCCGATGAGCTGCCGCAGTGCAGCGACTGCGGCTCCTACCTGGTACGTCTGGTCTAA
- a CDS encoding glutamine synthetase family protein: MNSQHEFVLRTVEERDIRFIRLWFTDILGALKSVVMSPSELESAFEEGVGFDGSSVEGFSRISESDTIALPDPSTFQILPFDLDEPDLQSARMFCDIAQPDGQPSMVDPRHILRRQVTEAANDGFTCMASPEIEFYLFERGRELTDLVPTDNGGYFDQSTHDTAPLFRRKAMLALESLGIATEFSHHETAPGQQEIDLRHADVLTMADNIMTFRHVIKQVATNSNVRATFMPKPFEHLPGSGMHTHLSLFEGQSNAFHDPDDEFSLSQTGRQFIAGILEHSTEMSAIVNQWTNSYKRLMFGNEAPGAATWGVSNRSALVRVPTYRLSKEESRRVEIRSIDASMNPYLGYAVLLAAGLRGIREGYELDEPAEDDVHQLTRHERRAMGYKDLPTSLDQALREFEKSEFMAEVLGEHVFEFFLRSKWDEWHHYQSQITTFELRNNLNF, encoded by the coding sequence ATGAATAGCCAACACGAATTTGTCTTGCGCACCGTTGAAGAACGCGATATCCGCTTTATCCGCTTGTGGTTTACGGATATTTTGGGCGCCCTCAAATCCGTGGTTATGAGCCCGTCCGAGCTGGAATCGGCCTTTGAAGAAGGTGTTGGCTTTGATGGTTCTTCCGTAGAAGGTTTCTCCCGCATCTCCGAGTCAGACACCATTGCGCTGCCGGATCCTTCTACCTTCCAGATCCTGCCCTTTGACTTGGATGAGCCGGACCTGCAATCGGCCCGCATGTTTTGCGATATTGCGCAGCCAGATGGCCAGCCATCCATGGTGGATCCACGTCATATCCTCCGCCGCCAGGTCACCGAGGCCGCCAATGATGGTTTTACGTGTATGGCTTCGCCAGAAATCGAGTTCTACCTATTTGAGCGCGGCCGCGAGCTTACGGACTTGGTGCCGACCGATAACGGTGGCTACTTCGACCAATCAACGCACGATACTGCACCTCTCTTTCGCCGAAAAGCGATGCTAGCGCTGGAATCGCTAGGAATCGCCACGGAGTTTAGCCACCACGAAACCGCGCCGGGACAGCAAGAAATTGACCTGCGCCATGCGGACGTGCTGACCATGGCCGATAACATTATGACCTTCCGGCATGTCATCAAACAGGTGGCCACCAATTCCAATGTGCGCGCAACCTTTATGCCGAAGCCTTTTGAGCATCTGCCTGGTTCTGGCATGCATACGCACTTGAGCCTCTTTGAAGGCCAATCAAATGCCTTCCATGATCCGGATGATGAATTTTCCTTGTCCCAGACCGGCCGGCAATTTATCGCCGGCATTCTGGAACACTCCACGGAGATGTCCGCCATAGTTAACCAATGGACCAACTCTTATAAGCGCCTCATGTTCGGCAACGAGGCCCCAGGGGCTGCTACGTGGGGCGTGTCTAATCGCTCTGCGCTGGTGCGTGTTCCTACGTACCGGCTTAGCAAGGAGGAATCACGCCGAGTGGAAATCCGCTCTATCGATGCTTCCATGAACCCCTACTTGGGCTATGCGGTTCTTCTGGCAGCTGGCTTGCGCGGAATCCGGGAAGGTTACGAGCTCGATGAACCGGCCGAAGATGATGTCCACCAGCTCACTCGCCACGAGCGCCGAGCGATGGGATATAAGGATCTTCCCACTAGCCTGGATCAGGCCTTGCGCGAATTCGAAAAGTCCGAGTTCATGGCGGAGGTTCTAGGTGAGCACGTCTTTGAGTTCTTCCTGCGCTCCAAGTGGGACGAGTGGCATCACTATCAGAGCCAAATTACCACCTTTGAGCTGCGCAATAACCTGAACTTCTAG